From one Rhodanobacteraceae bacterium genomic stretch:
- a CDS encoding RNA-binding protein — protein sequence MLNKRLFAASAAPVANQVNEAGGKAYGLDPRQALAQLALTGTLNDVYYADAASQLDQLLARCFDVSPAFVAKTAVYARQHGRMKDTPVVLLAWLASFGGEWCEAVFDRVVDNGAQLRSFVQALRSGLVARSSLGSRPKRLVQRWLERASDETLVHAMVGASPSLADVVKMVHPRAASIERSALYGYLIGKEVNQALLPQALQDFEAFKRDPSRAVPKVPFQMLTAQPLTTAHWTAIARSASWTMLRMNLNTFARHGVLADRAMQRLIATRLADSQLIDKARAFPYQLLTTWKATAALPEIIREALREAMEHAVHNVPKLAGTVAVAVDVSGSMSSPVTGFRQGATSTTRCVDVAGLMAATVLARNPGAWVLPFNDRVRPWARPRRNTVMETAQALASLLGGGTAISAPIEELNRQGVAPDTVVIMSDNQSWADWTGRAQTATTLAWEQLRRRNPEAKLVCIDLQPYANTQVAEAREVLNVGGFGDAVWEVVAAFSRGERANGRLVDAIERVVV from the coding sequence ATGTTGAACAAGCGTCTGTTCGCGGCGAGTGCCGCGCCGGTGGCCAACCAGGTCAACGAGGCGGGTGGAAAGGCCTATGGGCTGGATCCGCGCCAGGCACTGGCGCAGCTGGCGCTGACCGGGACGCTGAACGATGTCTATTACGCGGATGCCGCAAGCCAGCTCGACCAGTTGCTGGCGCGCTGCTTCGACGTGAGCCCGGCGTTTGTCGCGAAGACCGCGGTCTACGCCCGCCAGCACGGCCGGATGAAGGACACGCCGGTGGTGCTGCTGGCTTGGCTGGCGTCCTTCGGCGGCGAGTGGTGCGAGGCGGTGTTCGACCGCGTGGTCGACAACGGCGCGCAGCTGCGCAGCTTCGTCCAGGCGCTGCGTTCGGGCCTGGTTGCGCGCAGCAGCCTCGGTTCGCGGCCGAAGCGCCTGGTGCAGCGCTGGCTCGAGCGCGCCAGCGACGAAACGCTGGTGCACGCGATGGTCGGCGCCTCGCCCTCGCTGGCGGATGTGGTGAAGATGGTCCACCCGCGCGCGGCGTCCATCGAGCGTTCGGCGCTGTACGGTTATCTGATCGGCAAGGAGGTCAACCAGGCGTTGCTGCCGCAGGCGCTGCAGGATTTCGAGGCGTTCAAGCGCGATCCGTCGCGGGCGGTGCCGAAGGTGCCGTTCCAGATGCTGACCGCGCAGCCGCTGACCACGGCCCACTGGACCGCGATTGCGCGTTCTGCGAGCTGGACCATGCTGCGCATGAACCTGAACACCTTCGCGCGCCACGGCGTGCTGGCGGACCGGGCCATGCAGCGGCTGATCGCAACCCGCCTGGCGGACAGCCAGCTGATCGACAAGGCGCGTGCCTTTCCGTACCAGCTGCTGACCACCTGGAAGGCGACTGCGGCGCTGCCAGAGATCATCCGCGAAGCGCTGCGGGAGGCGATGGAACACGCGGTGCACAACGTGCCGAAGCTTGCTGGCACGGTGGCGGTGGCGGTCGACGTGTCGGGCTCGATGAGCTCGCCGGTGACCGGTTTCCGCCAGGGTGCGACGAGCACCACGCGCTGCGTGGACGTGGCCGGCCTGATGGCGGCGACGGTGCTGGCGCGCAACCCGGGTGCCTGGGTGCTGCCGTTCAATGATCGTGTGCGTCCGTGGGCCCGCCCGCGCCGCAACACGGTGATGGAGACTGCGCAGGCGCTGGCGAGCCTGCTCGGCGGCGGCACCGCGATCAGCGCACCGATCGAGGAGCTGAACCGCCAGGGCGTGGCGCCGGACACGGTGGTGATCATGTCCGACAACCAGAGCTGGGCCGACTGGACCGGCCGCGCGCAGACCGCAACCACGCTGGCGTGGGAGCAGTTGCGCCGGCGCAATCCGGAGGCGAAGCTGGTGTGCATCGATCTGCAGCCGTACGCGAACACCCAGGTCGCCGAGGCGCGCGAGGTGCTCAACGTCGGCGGCTTCGGCGACGCGGTCTGGGAGGTGGTGGCGGCCTTCTCGCGCGGCGAGCGCGCGAACGGACGCCTCGTTGATGCGATCGAGCGGGTGGTGGTGTGA
- a CDS encoding RtcB family protein codes for MSNYNEMNQHGGVPVKMWTRGVPVEDEAMRQLAQLARLPIVWPHVAAMLDVHVGIGATVGSVVPTRNAIIPAAVGVDIGCGMIAARTSLRAEDLPDQLGGVRSAIEKSVPHGRSSNRGGRDKGAWNEPPRTATQAWAGLEKDFKRLCELHPRLKNTNNLAHLGTLGTGNHFVEICLDESDDVWVMLHSGSRGVGNAIGTHFIELAQADMRGHIANLPHRDLAYFQEGSPHFADYVFAVDWAQRFARENRAIMMSNTLAALAKAVPKRFTVTGEAVNCHHNYVQREEHFGESLFVTRKGAVSAQRGQLGIIPGSMGAKSFIVRGLGNEEALCSCSHGAGRVMSRTRAKQMITLEQHAKATAHVECRKDEAVIDESPAAYKPIDQVMDAQKDLVEIVHTLRQVVCVKG; via the coding sequence ATGAGCAATTACAACGAGATGAACCAGCACGGCGGGGTGCCGGTGAAGATGTGGACCCGCGGCGTGCCGGTCGAGGACGAGGCCATGCGCCAGCTGGCGCAGCTCGCGCGGCTGCCGATCGTGTGGCCGCATGTGGCCGCGATGCTGGACGTGCATGTGGGCATCGGCGCGACGGTGGGATCGGTGGTGCCGACCCGCAACGCAATCATCCCGGCGGCGGTCGGTGTGGACATCGGCTGCGGCATGATCGCCGCGCGCACCTCGTTGCGCGCGGAGGACTTGCCGGACCAGCTGGGCGGCGTCCGCTCGGCGATCGAGAAGTCGGTGCCGCATGGCCGTTCGAGCAACCGCGGCGGCCGCGACAAGGGCGCGTGGAACGAGCCGCCGCGCACCGCGACGCAAGCCTGGGCCGGGCTGGAAAAGGACTTCAAGCGCCTGTGCGAGCTGCACCCGCGCCTGAAGAACACCAACAACCTGGCGCACCTGGGTACGCTCGGGACCGGCAACCACTTCGTCGAGATCTGCCTCGACGAGTCGGATGATGTGTGGGTGATGCTGCACTCCGGTTCCCGCGGGGTCGGCAACGCCATCGGCACCCACTTCATCGAGCTGGCCCAGGCGGACATGCGGGGTCACATCGCCAACCTGCCGCATCGCGACCTCGCGTACTTCCAGGAGGGATCGCCGCACTTCGCCGACTATGTGTTCGCAGTCGACTGGGCGCAGCGTTTCGCCCGCGAGAACCGCGCGATCATGATGTCGAACACGCTCGCTGCGCTGGCCAAGGCGGTCCCGAAGCGATTCACGGTGACCGGGGAGGCGGTGAACTGCCACCACAACTACGTGCAGCGCGAGGAGCACTTTGGCGAGAGCCTGTTCGTGACCCGCAAGGGCGCCGTCAGCGCGCAGCGCGGGCAGCTCGGCATCATCCCCGGATCGATGGGCGCGAAGAGCTTCATCGTCCGCGGCCTCGGCAACGAGGAAGCCCTGTGCTCGTGCTCGCACGGCGCCGGGCGCGTGATGAGCCGCACCAGGGCCAAGCAGATGATCACGCTGGAGCAGCACGCCAAGGCCACCGCGCACGTCGAATGCCGCAAGGACGAAGCGGTCATCGACGAGTCCCCGGCGGCCTACAAGCCCATCGACCAGGTCATGGACGCGCAGAAGGACCTGGTGGAGATCGTGCATACCCTGCGGCAGGTGGTGTGCGTCAAAGGCTAG